From a single Stackebrandtia endophytica genomic region:
- the gatC gene encoding Asp-tRNA(Asn)/Glu-tRNA(Gln) amidotransferase subunit GatC — protein sequence MTAISRDEVAHLAHLARLDVTETELDRFAQQLDVILQSVQRIGEVAADDIPPTSHAVPLTNVYREDVPVPSLAREDALAGAPDVAEERFRVPRILGEEE from the coding sequence ATGACCGCTATCTCACGTGACGAGGTCGCGCATCTGGCGCACTTGGCGCGCCTGGACGTGACGGAGACCGAACTCGACCGTTTCGCCCAGCAACTTGATGTGATTCTTCAATCTGTGCAGCGCATCGGCGAGGTGGCGGCCGACGACATTCCGCCGACGTCGCACGCGGTGCCGCTGACCAACGTCTACCGCGAGGATGTGCCGGTTCCCAGCCTGGCGCGCGAGGACGCGTTGGCGGGGGCTCCCGATGTCGCCGAAGAACGGTTCCGGGTGCCGCGCATCCTGGGGGAGGAAGAGTAA
- a CDS encoding putative bifunctional diguanylate cyclase/phosphodiesterase, whose amino-acid sequence MFFGYVGAVIGSAVLVVGLSLFLAPMVWIPSADRVPAALWLMAGMAVLIEWRPLLPPGSRFSQAAMMSLSFIMAILLTWGYLPALIVQTIVAVLIFKRLGATAWRIGFNAAQFALALTSSHLVLLAFGMPSAAVLDSGRGLVALLSAGFVWFAVSHLLVCFAWALRFSVPWWRMAVRAFGYEAVVHFAQLALAPILAVAAAANTWLVLLAAVPIYAVYRMARLSSERERMALSDSQTSLPNRKGFGLEVTESITRASESGGRLAILICDLDRFAAVNNSLGHGVGDQLLRELASRFQRCTDANHLVAKIGGDEFGFLVAEYHTDAEVDRFARRVQATLSRPVWLDEISVDVSGAIGIACYPQDGTDFETLFRHADVAMYEAKNRGCGIARYAPEYDHHSPERLALLGDLRRALEAPDLPGVELYYQPQVDLSTGEVVGVEALLRYRHPTQGSVDPAELIALAEHSVVMRTLTYRVIDEAVSQLAHWRREGLTLRASVNVSVRDLHASDFCDYLTQRLTKHRVPPVALRLEITESALMADPRRVVATLKRLEELGVGLSLDDFGTGFSSMQHLRRLQVSEVKIDKSFVLGMHDDSDAVAIVRSIIELGRALGLQVVAEGVEDERTWRQLRSLGCDMAQGWFHAKPMPAGELAGWLLRYRPPGLPRSVSSRTVSAESVPQLSGGRTATVPLAESPVGTPVSRSVDR is encoded by the coding sequence ATGTTCTTCGGTTACGTCGGTGCTGTCATCGGATCGGCGGTGTTGGTCGTCGGTCTCAGCCTGTTCCTCGCACCGATGGTGTGGATCCCGTCCGCCGACCGAGTCCCGGCGGCGTTGTGGCTGATGGCGGGCATGGCCGTTCTCATCGAATGGCGACCGTTGCTGCCGCCGGGTTCCCGATTCTCTCAGGCCGCGATGATGTCGTTGAGCTTTATCATGGCGATCCTGCTCACCTGGGGGTACCTCCCCGCCCTCATAGTACAGACCATTGTGGCCGTTCTGATCTTCAAGCGGCTCGGCGCGACCGCATGGCGCATCGGGTTCAACGCGGCCCAGTTCGCCTTGGCCCTCACCTCGTCTCACCTGGTGCTGCTGGCGTTCGGTATGCCGTCGGCAGCCGTGTTGGACAGCGGTAGGGGGCTGGTGGCTCTGTTGTCGGCGGGATTCGTCTGGTTCGCGGTGAGTCACCTCCTGGTGTGCTTCGCCTGGGCGCTGCGATTCTCGGTGCCGTGGTGGCGGATGGCGGTGCGCGCGTTCGGCTACGAGGCCGTCGTCCACTTCGCTCAATTGGCGTTGGCGCCGATCCTGGCCGTCGCGGCCGCTGCCAACACCTGGTTGGTGCTGCTGGCCGCGGTACCGATCTACGCGGTGTACCGGATGGCGAGACTGTCCAGTGAGCGCGAACGCATGGCCCTGTCCGACTCCCAGACCAGCCTGCCCAATCGAAAGGGATTCGGGTTGGAGGTCACCGAGAGCATTACCCGTGCCTCGGAGTCGGGCGGCAGGTTGGCCATTCTGATCTGTGACCTCGACAGGTTCGCCGCCGTGAACAACTCACTGGGGCACGGTGTCGGCGATCAACTGCTGAGAGAACTGGCCAGCCGATTCCAGCGATGCACCGACGCCAACCATCTGGTCGCCAAGATCGGCGGCGACGAGTTCGGATTCCTGGTCGCCGAATACCACACCGACGCCGAAGTGGACAGATTCGCCAGACGGGTCCAGGCGACCCTCAGCCGCCCGGTGTGGTTGGACGAGATCAGCGTCGACGTCTCCGGCGCCATTGGGATCGCCTGTTACCCCCAGGACGGCACCGACTTCGAAACCCTGTTCCGCCACGCGGACGTGGCGATGTACGAGGCGAAGAACCGCGGTTGCGGCATCGCCCGTTACGCCCCCGAATACGACCATCATTCCCCGGAGCGGTTGGCTCTGCTGGGCGATCTACGCCGAGCATTGGAAGCCCCGGACCTGCCCGGAGTGGAGCTGTACTACCAACCCCAGGTCGATCTGTCCACCGGCGAGGTCGTCGGTGTCGAGGCACTGCTGCGGTATCGCCACCCCACCCAGGGCAGCGTTGACCCGGCCGAGTTGATCGCGTTGGCCGAGCACTCCGTCGTCATGCGAACCCTCACCTATCGGGTCATCGACGAGGCGGTTTCCCAGTTGGCCCACTGGCGGCGAGAGGGCCTGACGTTGCGCGCCTCGGTCAACGTCAGCGTCCGTGATCTGCACGCCTCCGACTTCTGCGACTACCTCACTCAACGTCTCACCAAGCATCGGGTGCCGCCGGTGGCACTGCGATTGGAGATCACCGAGAGTGCGTTGATGGCCGACCCCCGGCGGGTTGTCGCGACGCTCAAGCGTCTTGAGGAGTTGGGTGTCGGCCTGAGCCTCGACGACTTCGGTACCGGCTTCTCCTCGATGCAGCATCTTCGGCGGTTGCAGGTCAGCGAGGTCAAGATCGACAAGTCGTTCGTGTTGGGAATGCACGACGACTCCGACGCTGTCGCGATCGTGCGCTCGATCATCGAGTTGGGCCGTGCGTTGGGGTTGCAGGTGGTCGCCGAGGGCGTGGAGGACGAACGTACCTGGCGGCAGCTGCGGAGCCTGGGCTGCGACATGGCGCAGGGCTGGTTCCACGCCAAGCCGATGCCGGCGGGGGAACTGGCCGGTTGGCTGCTCAGATACCGACCACCGGGGTTGCCCAGGTCGGTGTCGAGTCGAACCGTGTCGGCTGAGAGCGTGCCGCAGTTATCCGGCGGTCGGACGGCGACGGTTCCGCTCGCTGAGAGCCCGGTCGGCACACCGGTATCGAGGTCCGTAGATCGGTGA
- the ligA gene encoding NAD-dependent DNA ligase LigA, producing the protein MNADVAADQPTPDDFETARARHDVLAAEVEKHRQLYNRDDAPIISDAEYDALMRELMGLEDAFPVLRTQDSPTQAVGGDVSELFAAVQHAEPLLSLDNAFSDEELSSWAERITEEVPDAAYLCELKIDGLAVNLTYENGVLIRGATRGDGRTGEDITPNVRTIADVPHRLTASGEFPVPEFLEVRGEVYMSAQSFEKLNADRMAENERISALNEQRAKEGKRQQKLLPMYANPRNAAAGSLRQKDSAETAKRSLSMTVYGVGARRGFEPDRQSEGYAALKSWGLPTSTHWKVVETLDEVRAYIGEYHERRHSVVHEIDGVVIKIDSIAAQRRLGSTTRAPRWAIAFKYPPEEVTTRLRDILVSVGRTGRATPYAVLEPVRVAGSEVEFATLHNQDVVKAKGVLIGDRVVVRKAGDVIPEVVGPVEGARTGDEREFVMPAECPECGTALRPMSEGDIDLRCPNARSCPAQLRERLAYLTGRSCLDIDGLGYVACTALTQPLEPKTPPVGDEGDLFDLTMDKLLPIKVVVRDPDTGLPKHTDDGEPKVVSFFANDRGEPKENAIKLLANVEKAKQQQLWRLINGLSIRHVGPVAARALAVEFGDLDAIFAAEEERLAAVDGVGPTIAAAVRQWYEVDWHREIIEKWRAAGVVFQEEPAEGVAKNLAGVTVVITGTLEGWTRDGAADAVRVRGGKVSGSVSKKTSFVVVGESPGSKYEKAVKLGVPILGTEGFAELLENGAEAARAKAEPVPE; encoded by the coding sequence ATGAATGCTGATGTGGCCGCTGACCAGCCCACCCCCGACGACTTCGAGACCGCTCGCGCCCGCCACGACGTCTTGGCGGCCGAGGTGGAGAAGCACCGGCAGCTGTACAACCGGGACGACGCTCCGATCATCTCCGATGCCGAGTACGACGCCCTGATGCGAGAACTGATGGGACTGGAGGACGCCTTCCCCGTTCTTCGCACCCAGGACTCTCCGACCCAGGCCGTCGGCGGGGACGTGTCGGAGCTGTTCGCCGCCGTCCAGCACGCCGAGCCGCTGTTGAGTCTGGACAACGCCTTCAGCGACGAGGAACTGTCGTCGTGGGCGGAGCGGATCACCGAGGAGGTTCCCGACGCGGCCTACCTGTGTGAACTGAAGATCGACGGCCTGGCGGTGAACCTGACCTATGAGAACGGCGTACTCATTCGCGGTGCCACTCGTGGTGACGGACGTACCGGTGAGGACATCACCCCCAACGTGCGGACCATCGCCGATGTACCCCACCGGTTGACCGCGTCGGGGGAGTTCCCGGTGCCGGAGTTCCTGGAGGTGCGCGGCGAGGTTTACATGAGCGCACAGTCCTTCGAGAAGCTGAACGCCGATCGGATGGCCGAGAACGAGCGCATCAGCGCCCTCAACGAGCAGCGCGCCAAGGAGGGCAAACGGCAGCAGAAGCTGCTGCCCATGTACGCCAACCCGCGCAATGCCGCCGCGGGCTCGCTGCGGCAGAAGGATTCCGCCGAGACTGCCAAGCGCTCGTTGAGCATGACCGTCTACGGTGTGGGCGCACGTCGCGGCTTCGAACCCGACCGACAGTCCGAGGGCTACGCCGCGTTGAAGTCGTGGGGGCTGCCGACCAGTACGCATTGGAAGGTCGTCGAGACCCTTGACGAGGTCCGCGCCTACATCGGTGAGTACCACGAACGCCGACACAGTGTGGTGCACGAGATCGACGGTGTCGTTATCAAGATCGATTCGATCGCCGCGCAGCGTCGGCTGGGATCCACGACGAGGGCGCCTCGCTGGGCGATCGCCTTCAAGTATCCGCCGGAGGAGGTCACGACCCGGCTGCGCGACATCCTGGTCAGTGTCGGACGCACCGGTCGCGCCACGCCTTATGCGGTGTTGGAGCCGGTGCGGGTGGCCGGTTCCGAAGTGGAGTTCGCGACCCTGCACAACCAGGACGTCGTGAAGGCCAAGGGCGTCCTCATCGGTGACCGCGTCGTGGTCCGCAAGGCCGGTGACGTCATTCCCGAGGTGGTCGGCCCGGTGGAGGGCGCTCGTACCGGTGACGAACGCGAGTTCGTGATGCCCGCGGAGTGTCCCGAATGCGGCACGGCGTTGCGCCCCATGTCGGAGGGGGATATCGATCTGCGTTGTCCCAACGCGCGGTCGTGCCCGGCGCAGCTGCGGGAGCGGCTGGCCTACCTCACTGGACGGTCCTGTCTGGACATAGATGGCCTCGGCTACGTCGCCTGCACGGCGTTGACCCAGCCGTTGGAGCCGAAGACACCACCGGTGGGCGACGAGGGCGACCTGTTCGACCTCACCATGGACAAGTTGCTGCCCATCAAGGTCGTGGTGCGTGACCCCGACACCGGGCTTCCCAAACACACCGATGACGGTGAGCCGAAGGTGGTCTCGTTCTTCGCCAACGATCGCGGCGAACCCAAGGAGAACGCGATCAAGCTGTTGGCCAATGTGGAAAAGGCCAAGCAGCAGCAGTTGTGGCGACTGATCAACGGCCTGTCCATTCGGCACGTGGGGCCGGTGGCGGCCCGGGCGCTGGCCGTGGAGTTCGGTGACCTGGACGCGATCTTCGCCGCGGAGGAGGAGCGGCTGGCCGCCGTCGACGGTGTCGGGCCGACCATCGCGGCGGCGGTGCGGCAATGGTACGAGGTGGACTGGCATCGCGAGATCATCGAGAAGTGGCGGGCCGCCGGGGTGGTCTTCCAGGAGGAACCGGCCGAGGGTGTGGCCAAGAACCTCGCCGGTGTCACCGTGGTGATCACCGGAACGCTGGAGGGGTGGACCCGCGACGGCGCGGCCGATGCGGTGCGGGTGCGCGGCGGCAAGGTGTCCGGATCGGTCTCGAAAAAGACCTCATTCGTGGTCGTCGGTGAATCTCCGGGTTCAAAATATGAGAAGGCGGTGAAGCTCGGCGTGCCGATTTTGGGGACGGAGGGTTTCGCGGAGCTGTTGGAAAACGGGGCCGAGGCCGCGCGGGCCAAGGCGGAGCCCGTACCCGAGTAA
- a CDS encoding methionine synthase, producing MTVQVLPAGVATGIGSLPGTDVVEAVRLVMGELPDFPHLPELPARGPGADLIGRGASLLVDIPVQLYAGRWQVASRGGMDLRRGRDLLERDLDALTDVAGDHDGPLKVSAAGPWTLAASLDRQVGGALLRDPGAVFDLTQSLAEGLAAHLGELAARLPHARLVVQLDEPWLPAVLAGEVATESGFSRYRAVESETVRDRLAAIVSAVSVPVVVHCCAAEVPVTLIRDAGANAVAVDMSLIDLDSAAHLDPLGEALEAGFGLFAGIVATGPGGDSLPSGQASIDPVNRLWNRLGLPADRRREQVVTTPACGLAGRTPAEARAVMRACVEAAKWLTD from the coding sequence GTGACAGTTCAGGTGCTTCCCGCCGGTGTCGCCACCGGGATCGGCTCACTCCCCGGAACCGATGTCGTCGAAGCGGTTCGGCTGGTGATGGGGGAGCTGCCGGACTTCCCGCACCTTCCCGAGCTGCCCGCGCGCGGCCCCGGGGCCGACCTCATCGGGCGTGGCGCCTCGCTGCTGGTCGACATCCCGGTGCAGCTGTACGCCGGGCGGTGGCAGGTGGCCTCCCGCGGCGGAATGGACCTGCGACGGGGGCGCGATCTGCTCGAACGCGACCTCGACGCCTTGACCGACGTCGCCGGGGACCATGACGGCCCGCTCAAGGTGTCGGCTGCCGGGCCGTGGACCCTGGCGGCGTCGCTGGATCGGCAGGTCGGTGGCGCCCTGCTGCGTGATCCGGGCGCCGTGTTCGACCTGACCCAGTCGTTGGCCGAGGGTTTGGCGGCCCACCTGGGTGAACTCGCCGCGCGGTTGCCGCATGCGCGACTCGTCGTGCAACTGGACGAGCCCTGGCTGCCGGCGGTGTTGGCCGGTGAGGTCGCGACCGAATCAGGATTCTCCCGGTACCGGGCGGTGGAATCGGAGACCGTGCGGGATCGGTTGGCGGCCATCGTGTCAGCCGTGTCGGTCCCGGTGGTGGTGCACTGTTGCGCGGCCGAAGTGCCGGTGACGCTGATTCGTGACGCCGGCGCCAACGCGGTGGCCGTGGACATGTCACTGATCGACCTTGATTCGGCGGCTCACCTGGACCCGCTCGGTGAGGCTTTGGAAGCCGGGTTCGGCCTATTCGCCGGAATCGTCGCCACCGGGCCCGGTGGCGACTCGTTGCCATCAGGGCAGGCGAGCATCGATCCGGTGAATCGGTTGTGGAACCGCCTCGGGCTGCCCGCCGATCGCCGCCGTGAACAGGTGGTGACGACTCCCGCATGTGGACTGGCCGGACGGACACCGGCTGAGGCGCGCGCGGTGATGCGGGCCTGTGTCGAAGCGGCGAAATGGTTGACCGACTGA
- the mnmA gene encoding tRNA 2-thiouridine(34) synthase MnmA, with translation MRVLAAMSGGVDSAVAAARAVEAGHDVTGVHLALSSNPQTFRSGARGCCTLEDSRDARRAADVLGIPFYIWDMAERFREDVVDDFVAEYAAGRTPNPCLRCNEKIKFAAVLDRAVALGFDAVVTGHHARLADGVLRRSVDDGKDQSYVLAVLNAAQLSRAVFPLGDSTKDEVRAEAARRDLAVADKPDSHDICFIADGDTRGFLNQALGKKPGDIVDSATGEVLGSHDGAHQYTVGQRHGLGLTRPASDGKPRYVLSITPVDNTVTVGPRRALEVDVVHAQRPVWLSGEALDGPIDCQVQLRAHGEVYPATVTCHDGEMTARLSRPASGVAAGQAMVVYRPDADGDIVLASATISRTESLAPSAV, from the coding sequence TTGCGTGTATTGGCCGCCATGTCCGGCGGCGTCGACTCCGCGGTAGCCGCCGCACGGGCCGTTGAGGCCGGCCATGATGTGACCGGCGTGCACCTCGCCCTATCCTCCAACCCCCAGACGTTCCGTTCCGGGGCGCGCGGTTGTTGCACGTTGGAGGATTCACGCGATGCCCGCCGTGCCGCCGACGTCCTCGGCATCCCGTTCTACATCTGGGACATGGCCGAGCGATTCCGCGAGGACGTCGTCGACGACTTCGTCGCCGAGTACGCCGCCGGCCGCACTCCCAACCCATGCCTGCGCTGCAACGAGAAGATCAAGTTCGCGGCGGTGCTGGACCGAGCCGTCGCACTGGGCTTCGACGCCGTGGTGACCGGACACCACGCCCGACTCGCCGACGGGGTGCTGCGCCGATCGGTCGACGACGGCAAGGACCAGTCGTACGTGTTGGCGGTGCTCAACGCCGCGCAGTTGTCCCGCGCGGTCTTCCCGCTGGGCGACTCCACCAAGGACGAGGTGCGCGCGGAGGCGGCCCGACGTGACCTGGCGGTGGCCGACAAGCCCGACAGCCACGACATCTGCTTCATCGCCGACGGTGACACCCGCGGCTTCCTCAACCAGGCGTTGGGGAAGAAGCCCGGCGACATCGTCGACTCGGCCACCGGCGAAGTCCTCGGCAGCCATGACGGAGCCCACCAGTACACCGTGGGGCAACGCCACGGACTCGGGCTCACCCGGCCCGCCTCCGACGGAAAACCCCGGTACGTCCTGTCGATCACCCCGGTAGACAACACCGTGACCGTCGGCCCGCGCCGGGCATTGGAGGTCGACGTGGTCCACGCGCAGCGACCGGTGTGGCTGAGCGGCGAGGCCCTCGACGGCCCGATCGACTGCCAGGTGCAGCTTCGTGCGCACGGCGAGGTCTACCCGGCCACCGTCACCTGTCACGACGGCGAGATGACCGCTCGATTGAGCCGCCCCGCCTCCGGCGTCGCCGCCGGTCAGGCCATGGTGGTCTACCGTCCCGATGCCGACGGCGACATCGTGTTGGCTAGCGCGACCATCAGCCGAACCGAGTCCCTGGCCCCCTCCGCCGTTTGA
- a CDS encoding cysteine desulfurase family protein — MTYLDHAATTPMLEAAKEAYLAAAGVGGNASALHSGGRAARRIVEESRERIADRLGAAPSEVVFTSGATEGNNLAVKGLYWGRRDAEPDRRRILVNPAEHHAVLDVIEWLARHEGARIEWLPVTVDGRVEVEAVAEVLATGSEDIALMTLMWANNEVGAINPMADIARLAADAGVPLHTDAVQAVAHVPLSFAEPGFTALSLTGHKFGGPTGVGALLLRKDAPVVPLAHGGGQERDVRSGTLDVPGIAALAAAVTVAVDAQQAEAERLTRLRDRLIGRVREVVPTAILNGPESDRLPGNAHFSFPGCEGDALLMVLDAAGVECATGSACSAGVAQPSHVLLAMGSTVAHARSSLRFTLGHTSTDADIDALIAALPSAVERARAAGLS, encoded by the coding sequence ATGACCTACCTTGACCACGCGGCGACCACCCCGATGTTGGAAGCGGCGAAGGAGGCCTATCTCGCCGCCGCCGGTGTCGGAGGCAACGCCTCGGCACTGCATTCGGGCGGCCGGGCGGCTCGCCGGATCGTCGAGGAGTCCAGGGAACGCATCGCCGATCGCCTCGGCGCGGCCCCCAGCGAGGTGGTGTTCACCTCCGGTGCCACCGAAGGCAACAACCTGGCCGTCAAGGGCCTGTACTGGGGCCGACGCGACGCCGAGCCGGACCGTCGTCGCATCCTGGTGAACCCGGCCGAGCACCACGCGGTGCTCGACGTGATCGAGTGGTTGGCCAGGCACGAGGGCGCCCGGATCGAATGGCTCCCGGTGACCGTCGACGGACGCGTCGAGGTCGAGGCGGTGGCGGAGGTGCTGGCTACCGGATCCGAGGACATCGCACTGATGACCCTCATGTGGGCGAACAACGAGGTCGGTGCGATCAACCCGATGGCCGACATCGCCCGGCTGGCCGCGGACGCGGGAGTTCCACTGCACACCGACGCGGTGCAGGCTGTGGCCCACGTCCCGTTGTCGTTCGCCGAGCCGGGGTTCACCGCGTTGTCGCTGACCGGCCACAAGTTCGGTGGGCCGACCGGTGTCGGTGCGCTTCTACTGCGCAAGGACGCCCCGGTGGTACCGCTGGCACACGGTGGCGGTCAGGAACGCGACGTCCGGTCGGGAACCCTCGACGTTCCGGGAATCGCGGCGCTGGCGGCGGCTGTCACCGTAGCCGTCGACGCGCAGCAGGCCGAGGCCGAGCGCCTCACCCGACTGCGTGACCGGTTGATCGGACGGGTCCGCGAGGTCGTTCCCACGGCCATCCTGAACGGGCCCGAGTCCGACCGGTTGCCGGGCAACGCACACTTCTCGTTCCCGGGTTGTGAAGGTGACGCGCTTCTCATGGTGCTCGATGCCGCCGGAGTGGAATGCGCCACCGGATCGGCCTGTTCGGCCGGGGTCGCGCAACCCTCCCACGTCCTGTTGGCCATGGGGTCCACGGTCGCTCACGCGCGTTCCTCGCTGCGCTTCACACTGGGCCATACCTCCACCGACGCCGACATCGACGCGCTGATCGCGGCGCTGCCGAGCGCGGTGGAGCGGGCGCGCGCCGCCGGACTGTCCTGA
- a CDS encoding helix-turn-helix domain-containing protein, with translation MATNSVDSDNAGSDPTLATALARGPFHVALRAAINARGLGLDRLRHRLLARDLQVSTTSLSYWQHGRTRPEHPKSIEAVAALEEILNVPPGSLRGLLGPRRARGPRSLRVKQRRPETVIGGGNAMRELCDRMPLAREHQLDIVTQQVTATIDKLGRDAGHDVSMLVRARRDGVDRHIALFRGDPGCDIDAVRVIAYRDCMIGQIVRHPTEPMLLAEVLFGTTLAQGDNHLIEFEVIDGTSEPATCYGQGFRYPVEHYTLQVRFDPDLLPQRVFRFAQSRLDTDLQETGDITLNNWLTAQLSHSQVEPGALGIGWQW, from the coding sequence ATGGCAACAAATTCAGTGGATTCGGACAACGCGGGCTCCGACCCGACCCTCGCCACCGCCTTGGCTCGGGGCCCGTTTCATGTCGCACTGCGGGCCGCCATCAACGCACGTGGGCTCGGCCTGGATCGGCTCAGACACCGGTTGCTCGCCCGTGACCTTCAGGTGTCGACGACCAGTTTGAGCTATTGGCAACACGGCCGAACCCGGCCCGAACACCCCAAGTCGATCGAGGCCGTCGCGGCGCTGGAGGAGATCCTCAACGTTCCCCCCGGAAGCCTGCGTGGCCTGCTGGGGCCACGACGTGCCCGGGGCCCCCGATCGCTTCGTGTGAAACAGCGCCGCCCCGAGACCGTCATTGGTGGCGGGAATGCCATGCGGGAGTTGTGCGACCGGATGCCGTTGGCGAGGGAACACCAGTTGGACATCGTCACTCAGCAGGTGACCGCCACCATCGACAAGCTGGGACGCGACGCCGGTCACGATGTGTCCATGTTGGTGCGTGCCCGGCGGGACGGGGTGGACCGGCACATCGCGCTGTTTCGCGGCGATCCCGGTTGCGACATCGACGCGGTCCGGGTCATCGCCTACCGCGACTGCATGATCGGTCAGATCGTGAGGCATCCGACGGAGCCCATGCTGCTGGCCGAGGTGTTGTTCGGCACCACCTTGGCACAGGGCGACAACCATTTGATCGAGTTCGAGGTCATCGACGGCACCAGTGAACCGGCCACCTGCTACGGGCAGGGATTCCGCTACCCGGTGGAGCACTACACGCTTCAGGTGCGGTTCGATCCGGATCTGCTGCCACAGCGGGTTTTCCGGTTCGCGCAGTCACGCCTGGACACCGACCTTCAGGAGACCGGCGACATCACCCTCAACAACTGGCTGACCGCGCAACTGTCACATTCTCAAGTGGAACCGGGAGCGTTGGGCATCGGCTGGCAGTGGTGA
- a CDS encoding biotin transporter BioY — protein MTTHTATIAPRQVLVDLIPTAKVNSWVRDAVLVTAGAGLVGASAQVAIPLPGITPVPLVLTTLTVLLLGAAYGPLRAAATMGVYLVAGIAGVPWFSEGASGLSLVTLGYITGFLAAATVVGALARRGGDRTLLGTAGIMIVGNLVIYAFGVPYLVLATGMSWGEGLMQGAALFVIADLIKLVVASALLPGTWALVKRFRG, from the coding sequence ATGACGACTCATACCGCGACCATCGCACCACGGCAGGTGCTGGTCGACCTGATTCCCACCGCGAAGGTCAACAGCTGGGTCCGTGACGCGGTGCTGGTCACCGCCGGTGCCGGGCTGGTCGGCGCCTCGGCTCAGGTGGCCATCCCGCTGCCGGGCATCACCCCCGTTCCCCTGGTACTCACCACGTTGACGGTGCTGCTGCTGGGCGCCGCCTACGGCCCGCTGCGCGCCGCCGCCACGATGGGCGTCTACCTGGTCGCCGGAATCGCGGGCGTCCCGTGGTTCTCTGAGGGCGCATCCGGCCTGTCGCTGGTGACGCTCGGATACATCACCGGCTTCCTCGCTGCAGCAACCGTCGTCGGCGCGCTGGCCCGCCGCGGTGGTGACCGCACGCTGCTGGGCACCGCCGGAATCATGATCGTGGGCAACCTGGTCATCTACGCCTTCGGCGTTCCGTACCTTGTGCTGGCCACCGGTATGAGCTGGGGCGAGGGCCTCATGCAGGGCGCCGCTCTGTTCGTGATCGCCGACCTGATCAAGCTGGTGGTGGCCTCGGCGCTGCTGCCGGGCACCTGGGCGCTGGTCAAGCGATTCCGGGGATAA
- a CDS encoding electron transfer flavoprotein subunit alpha/FixB family protein, with amino-acid sequence MAEVFVVANAANKLTYEMLTMARGLGMGDVAVVVLGASGTADSIADNLAEYGATKIYAAEDGVLEEFLVAPKAEVLAKLITEHQPAAVLLPSVQEGKEIAARVAVSLGNGLLTDIVGLTGEGVATQPIFAGSTIVTSRVTKGIPLVTVRPNSLTPSPEAATPERVTVPVEVSDQAKLVAVTDRVTEAKGDRPELTEAGVVVSGGRGVGSAEQFSVIEEFADLLGGAVGASRAATDAGYYPHKFQVGQTGSTVSPQLYLAAGISGAIQHRAGMQTSKTIVAINKDDAAPIFDIADFGVVGDLFKVLPQAAETIKKSRQ; translated from the coding sequence ATGGCTGAAGTATTTGTCGTCGCGAACGCGGCCAACAAGCTCACGTACGAGATGCTGACCATGGCGCGCGGCCTGGGAATGGGCGATGTCGCCGTCGTCGTGTTGGGCGCCTCCGGTACCGCCGACTCCATCGCCGACAACCTCGCCGAGTACGGGGCCACCAAGATCTACGCCGCCGAGGACGGTGTCCTCGAGGAGTTCCTGGTCGCACCGAAGGCCGAGGTCCTGGCCAAACTGATCACCGAACACCAGCCCGCCGCGGTGCTGCTGCCCAGCGTCCAGGAGGGCAAGGAGATCGCCGCGCGCGTGGCGGTCAGTCTCGGTAATGGACTGTTGACCGACATCGTGGGCCTGACCGGCGAGGGTGTGGCGACCCAGCCGATCTTCGCCGGGTCGACCATCGTGACCTCCCGTGTCACCAAGGGGATCCCGCTGGTCACCGTCCGTCCGAACTCGCTGACCCCGTCCCCGGAGGCGGCCACGCCCGAGCGGGTCACCGTTCCCGTCGAGGTCAGCGACCAGGCGAAGCTGGTCGCGGTGACCGACCGGGTCACCGAGGCCAAGGGCGACCGTCCCGAGTTGACCGAGGCCGGAGTCGTGGTCTCGGGTGGTCGCGGTGTCGGCTCGGCCGAACAGTTCTCGGTGATCGAGGAGTTCGCCGACCTGCTCGGCGGTGCGGTCGGCGCCTCTCGCGCCGCCACCGATGCCGGCTACTACCCGCACAAGTTCCAGGTGGGGCAGACCGGCAGCACCGTGTCGCCGCAGCTGTACCTCGCGGCGGGCATCTCCGGTGCGATCCAGCACCGTGCCGGCATGCAGACCTCGAAGACGATCGTCGCGATCAACAAGGACGACGCGGCGCCGATCTTCGACATCGCCGACTTCGGTGTCGTGGGCGACCTGTTCAAGGTGTTGCCCCAGGCCGCCGAGACCATCAAGAAGTCCCGCCAGTAA